A window of the Erpetoichthys calabaricus chromosome 10, fErpCal1.3, whole genome shotgun sequence genome harbors these coding sequences:
- the LOC114659817 gene encoding E3 SUMO-protein ligase ZBED1-like, which yields MATSAQMFAGRKRESNVWKYFNYSADNNKSKCGVREETKECGFLVSGKNTTNLRAHLARHHPATLSALDEENRTKAEKRARDDSPGPKAVCQTPETCVTRAATQWLPDSVQHRRQLVALENMIIETGCPLGFVDQPAFRSLVSCLDSKFKMPGSAKLHKLLVDKWQRSVQHLKALLASARRVTVCFGVWSKPNCTSSFLGMSACFFDPGCHCSRHVVLQVVALPHPHTGDHLADAIEKCLREWDIVKEKVLMIVSDNGSNVTRAVRLMSERVRDDEDIMDETDTEDDLDQQDEGMESETEEASLLPEALPYRRMRCVAHTLHSVVKVAYKFYDGIIIKARQLVGRVRKSGVAMEKLQNAAGKVPIWDNATRWRSTYAMIKRLLELRPLLKDVLDEMQMDSLLVADWTRLEELAHLLEPFCCQTDLLQTDAMSLSLAFPSILDLQCHLQSSPAAKTVTRAMLSSMHERFQAVLDPKADDFCALPAASCLLDPTVAVALLSPEMSAVRSAAKDYVVSEVLRHSASSSADNHDAVTESITPALRRFPFLSTKLAQASSRSPALGVSVQDQLDQYLVEVQHFPGTLTALQYWQQKSPTYSLLAPVAEDLVCAPASQAFIERLFSLCGYLCDGRRCNMNRSLEMRACLKLNSDVLAQTGFLG from the exons ATGGCGACTTCTGCACAGATGTTTGCGGGGAGAAAGCGAGAAAGCAACGtgtggaaatattttaattacagcgcagataACAATAAGAGCAAATGTGGCGTGCGAGAAGAAACAAAAGAGTGCGGGTTTTTAGTTAGTGGGAAGAATACAACGAACCTGAGGGCGCACTTAGCTCGACATCATCCAGCGACTTTAAGTGCATTAGATGAGGAAAACAGGACTAAAGCTGAGAAGAGAGCAAGAGACG ACTCCCCAGGACCGAAGGCTGTCTGCCAGACCCCCGAGACTTGCGTGACCCGCGCTGCTACACAATGGCTCCCAGACTCGGTCCAACACCGCCGGCAATTAGTCGCTTTGGAGAACATGATTATTGAAACCGGATGTCCTCTTGGGTTCGTCGATCAACCAGCTTTCAGGTCACTGGTATCGTGTCTGGATTCAAAGTTCAAGATGCCAGGATCAGCTAAGCTGCACAAGCTCCTGGTCGACAAGTGGCAGCGGTCAGTGCAACACCTGAAAGCCCTCCTGGCTTCGGCCCGCCGAGTCACCGTCTGCTTCGGGGTCTGGTCCAAACCAAACTGCACTTCGTCTTTTCTTGGGATGTCGGCGTGCTTTTTTGATCCCGGCTGCCACTGCTCACGCCATGTGGTCTTACAGGTTGTCGCACTACCACACCCACACACTGGAGACCACCTAGCCGATGCCATTGAGAAGTGTCTGCGCGAGTGGGATATTGTGAAGGAGAAGGTGCTCATGATTGTGAGTGACAATGGCTCAAACGTGACTCGGGCTGTTCGGCTGATGAGTGAGAGGGTCCGTGATGATGAAGACATTATGGATGAGACGGACACGGAGGATGACCTTGATCAGCAGGACGAAGGGATGGAGAGCGAGACTGAGGAGGCCTCACTTCTTCCCGAAGCTTTGCCATACCGACGAATGAGGTGTGTGGCACACACGCTACACTCCGTAGTGAAAGTTGCATACAAGTTCTACGATGGCATTATCATCAAAGCCAGGCAGTTGGTGGGAAGAGTGAGGAAGTCGGGGGTTGCCATGGAGAAGCTGCAGAATGCTGCTGGCAAGGTGCCCATTTGGGATAATGCGACGAGGTGGAGGAGCACATACGCCATGATAAAGAGACTGCTGGAGTTGAGGCCGCTGCTGAAGGACGTGCTGGACGAGATGCAGATGGATTCACTGCTGGTGGCAGACTGGACAAGGCTAGAGGAACTGGCTCACTTACTGGAACCTTTCTGCTGCCAGACTGACCTTCTTCAGACCGATGCCATGTCTCTGTCTCTAGCCTTTCCTTCCATTCTTGATCTGCAGTGCCACCTTCAGTCCTCTCCAGCCGCCAAAACTGTAACAAGAGCCATGCTGTCCAGCATGCATGAGCGCTTTCAGGCTGTCCTCGATCCCAAAGCAGATGACTTCTGTGCCCTGCCAGCAGCAAGCTGCCTTCTTGATCCCACCGTTGCAGTGGCGCTGCTGTCtccagaaatgtctgctgtgcgCTCGGCTGCAAAGGACTACGTAGTCTCAGAGGTTCTTCGACATTCAGCGAGCTCATCTGCTGACAACCATGACGCCGTAACGGAGTCCATCACCCCCGCGCTCAGACGTTTCCCTTTCCTGTCCACGAAGTTGGCCCAAGCATCGAGTCGGTCACCGGCtctcggagtttcagtgcaggaccagctggaCCAGTACTTGGTGGAAGTCCAGCATTTCCCTGGCACACTGACTGcccttcagtactggcagcagaaatcgccAACATACAGCCTGCTGGCGCCGGTGGCCGAGGACCTCGTCTGCGCACCTGCGTCACAGGCGTTCATTGAGCGACTATTCTCACTGTGCGGCTATCTGTGCGATGGACGTCGCTGCAACATGAATAGATCTCTCGAAATGCGCGCTTGTTTAAAGCTCAACAGCGACGTGCTGGCACAGACTGGCTTCTTGGGTTGA
- the atpaf1 gene encoding ATP synthase mitochondrial F1 complex assembly factor 1, with translation MRALAAPGTFLCRPRLQPGPSFMCDGGDEVMAVAVLQLHCLYRGLLAVRRPALSCVLPGAAWRSLRVFSVRKAPELEDNPFYAKYEEKIRQLRSAKPQEFQARLEKTVALKKEPIGQSRQGDFIQLMEQQAKQLGSGASGPGGFTKNKTLASVLNVDLIKEKTAEEIGEIWRQHFRAKDTICAIIPAETFEQMCQRAASCPTFLYPLPRHEGYEFFVGQWSGHELHFTSLINIQTRADKAPSQLVLYHYPELQEDKGIVLMTAEMDATTLSPAQAQCLANQVQLFYGTQRQETFSLVETFNHQPADFKHMSVIAELEQTGVGMGAQAK, from the exons atgcgcGCTCTCGCCGCGCCCGGAACCTTTCTTTGTCGGCCGCGCCTGCAGCCCGGACCTTCATTCATGTGCGACGGCGGGGACGAAGTGATGGCGGTCGCCGTGCTGCAGCTGCACTGCTTGTATCGCGGCCTGCTGGCCGTCCGCCGCCCCGCACTCTCGTGTGTTTTGCCCGGCGCCGCCTGGCGGAGCCTGCGGGTGTTCAGCGTGCGGAAAGCCCCCGAGCTCGAGGACAACCCGTTCTACGCCAAGTACGAAGAGAAGATCCGGCAGCTGCGCAG CGCCAAGCCCCAGGAGTTTCAGGCCCGCCTGGAGAAGACGGTGGCGCTGAAGAAGGAGCCCATCGGCCAGTCCAGGCAGGGGGACTTCATCCAGCTGATGGAACAACAGGCAA AGCAGCTGGGCAGTGGAGCTTCAGGCCCTGGAGGATTTACTAAAAACAAG ACGCTGGCATCCGTCCTCAACGTCGACCTCATCAAAGAGAAGACAGCTGAAGAAATTGGTGAG ATTTGGAGGCAGCACTTCAGAGCCAAGGACACCATCTGTGCCATCATCCCG gCAGAGACGTTTGAGCAGATGTGCCAGCGGGCGGCCTCGTGTCCGACG TTCTTGTACCCGCTGCCCCGGCACGAAGGCTACGAGTTCTTTGTGGGCCAGTGGTCCGGCCACGAGCTGCACTTCACGTCACTAATCAACATCCAG ACGCGGGCGGACAAGGCGCCCAGCCAGCTGGTGCTCTACCACTACCCAGAGCTGCAGGAGGACAAGGGCATCGTGCTGATGACGGCCGAAATGGACGCCACGACTCTG AGCCCCGCCCAGGCCCAGTGTCTGGCCAATCAGGTGCAGCTGTTTTACGGGACGCAGCGCCAGGAGACCTTCAGCCTGGTGGAGACCTTCAACCACCAGCCTGCGGACTTCAAGCACATGTCTGTCATTGCTGAGCTGGAGCAGACTGGCGTGGGCATGGGAGCCCAGGCAAAGTGA